Sequence from the Candidatus Hepatoplasma crinochetorum Av genome:
GAAAATTTATCTTTTTTCTTATATTCTACTCTATTAATATAATTTGATATTATTGTTTTTTCGAATTGTTTATTATATGAAACATAACTTCCTGGTCCATATTTTTGCATATCTTTTGTAAAATTACTTCAAAAATCTTCGTAAAAATCTTTATTATCTTTTGCAAGTCATTCTAAATGAATAATATTTTTCCCTGATTTGAAATCAAAATCATCCTTATCTAAAATTATATGAATAGAATATTGATAAGGAACTTGTTCATAAGTAGACATATTCTTAACTCTTGGAATTGCTTGTGAAACTGTTTCAAAATCATACATATAAATAACTTTTTTATAAATTTGTAAATGATTTAAAATTTTATAATTTAAAATAAAGTTTTCATTACTTAGAATTGCATTCTTCTGAATAATTCTTTTAAATTTTTTTGAATTATTATTTTTATTTAAAAAATTAATGAAATTTTTATTTTTCAAAATATTAAAATCTTTTACTTTTAAAAAATTTTTAATATTCTCTTCCAATTTTTGAGTTGATAAATTAGAAATTAATTGTAAATTTTCAATTTGATCAATATTTTTAATTCCTATATTAAAAAAGTTCCCTTTTCTTTTATTATTGAATCAACTATCTCCTCCTAATAAAAAAATACTTTTTTCATCACTGATTCCCATATATTTAAGGAAAAAGGGAAAATATTCAGAATCTAAATAATTAAAATTTCTTCCCTCGAAATGATCTTTTTTTGGCAACTTATCTTTTTTTTGATTAATTTTTATCTTTTCTAAAAAATTATCAAAATCATTAAATATTTCAAAATAATCTTGATGATTAAAAATTTCTCTTATTAAAAAACCCTTTCCTTCTTCAATTGCTTTTTTTAGATCCTTCGGTTTTGAATTAAAATAACGATCATGTTCTTGAAAAAGATTTAATAAATTAAATTCAATTAATTCATTAATTTGTAAATCTTCTTTGTTTTGAAAAAGTTTAAAATTATTATTTAAAATTGTTAATTTCAAAATTCAATTATCAATATCATAACCATTTTTTTGCAAAATTTTTGCTTGAAACATAATATCAAGAGCATGATATTCTAAACAATTTGTAATTGCTTTTACTTCACATAATTTAAATTTTCCATTTTTATTAATAATTACATCTGTTCTTATTTTAAAACCATTGTAAACAAATGCTCCTTCAAATAAAATAAAATTTTTTTCCTTTTGCATAATTTCAAATGTTTTTTTTACAAGATTATCAAATCCTAATTCTTCTAAACTGAAATCATAAATTTTAAAATTATCTTTCTGATATTTATTAATATAGTATTTTTTTGATCAATCAGAGACATCATTCCCATCAATAATTGTTGTTGGTAATTCAAATTCAGAGATATTTAAATTTTTGTTTTTTAACCTCTTGTAACGATAATAAGATAATTTTTTTAAGTCTTCATATTGTTGTGCTGCTTTTAAATAATTATTGTCATCTGTAAGTCAAGCAAAAAAATCTCCTTTTAAATAGTTTAAAAAAGTATATTTTGTAAGGCTTTGGTTTTCGTTTTTAAAATTAAAATTCATAATATTTTCTATAAAATTTGATTATAATTAGAATAATTATAATAGAATTTAATTTATATTAAGAGTTTTAAAAAAACAGAAAATATTTTAAATATAGATAGCGGAGAATTATTAATGGCTAATATAAAATCAAAAGAAAAACGTAGAAAACAAGACGATAAAAAATACTTAAGAAATAAATCACAAAAATCAAAAATTAAGACAGCAATTAAAAAAGCAAAACAATACCCAACAGCAGAAAATAAAAATTATGCAGTTAAATTAATTGATCAAGCAGTAACATCGGGATTATTTCATAAAAATAAAGCAGCAAGATTAGTATCTAGCATTCAATCACTAAACGAAATTACTAAGTAAATTTAAAGAAAAAAGAGAATTAATATTCTCTTTTTTCTTTAAAAAATAATATTTTTAATATGTTCTATTTTAAAATAATTAGGAAATGTTTTTACCAAACTAAATCCTATTAGATTTTCATTTTTATCAAAAAAATAATTAAAAGTAGTTGGATAATATTGATTATTACTATTGAATAAAAATTTATCAAATTTAGTTTGCTTTGTAAGAATACTTTTATGATAAATTTTTTTAATCAACTTTTCATCAAATAATCTTTTCTTTCCTTGTCTTATAAGTTCTTCTTCTGTTAGTTTTAATTTATTTAAATTTAAAATTCAATTTATTGTATAGAAAACTGTCTGTTCTCCATTAAAATAAAGTTTTATATATTTTAAAAATTCTTCATCTTTATATTCAAAAGGAAAAGGGGAATTTATTTTTATTATTATTGGAATCTTATAATTTATTGAATGACGAGAAAATTCTTTATAAAAATCTTTATTACTCGAAATTGAATTAAAATTAAATTTTAAATCAGAAAAAGCTGAAACATAAACACCTTTTCCTTGTATTGAAAATAAAATATTTTGATTTACTAAATAAGTAATAGCTTTTCTAATTGTTTCTTTAGAGCAATTAAATTCTTCTAAAAATTCTCTTTCTGTTAAAATTCTTTCTTTTTGCTTTAGTTTTCCATTTTTTATATTTAATAATATTTTCTCTATTATCTCTTGTCGGTTTACCATTTTTTTATATTACTATTTTTTTATAAAAAATTATAACATTTAAATTTTTGCTAATAAAAAATAGTCTTGTAATAACAAGACTATTTTATTTTCAACGTTAATTATTTTTGCTTTTTTCTGATCACTCTTTATAAGTGAATCCTTGTTTTTTTAGCATTTGTAATTCAACTTTGAATATATCTGCTTCTGCTCCAAAAATGACTTGCACTGATCCTCCGGATAATTTCATAATTCCTTTGGCTCCTAATTTTTTCTTAATGTTTTCTTCATCAATTTTTGAAACATCTACAACCGAAAGTCTTAAACGTGTAATACATGCATTAATAGATTTAAGATTATCAAAATCACCTAAATATCCAAGTAAACTTACTGTTCTCTCAAAACGGGGATTACTTTCATCAAAATAACCTTTTCGACCTTTTGGTAAATTTTTATTTTCTTTTTTTGTATCTTTTGATTCAAGATAATCTTTTTTGCTTACTAATTTCATACTATCATCACTATCTCCACGTCCAGGTGTTTGAATATCAAATTTTAAAATATATCAACGGAAGAAGAAATAATAAATTGGCATATATATTATTCCAATAGGAATAATAATTCAAGCTGCAGTATTATATCCTGTTGCTAGAGGTAAAATTCCATATAAACAATAATCAATAATTCCTCCAGAGAATGTCATTCCTGCTGATACTTGTAGTAAATCATCAACTCAGAATGAAATTCCACACATTATAACGTGAAATATATAAAGCATCGGTGCTAAAAATAAGAATGTAAATTCAATAGGCTCTGTAATTCCTGTTAAAAATGTTGTAAGAACAGCTGCCCCTATTAATGACATTGCCATTTCTCTATTTTCTTTTTTTGCACACATAATCATTGCAGCACCAGCAGCTGGTAGAGCAAATATCATAAATTGATATTTACCTTGTAAATATTGACCCGGATGAGCCCCCGAAGTTATAAAATATACACATTCGTTTGTTCCACTATTAAAATCTAAATTCTGAGATGGTAAGAGATAATCATTTATATTTGTAGATGCTCCCCCGGCAGCGTTTGGATCGAATACTCAATAATTATTTGACATTCCTGTTAAATTTAATATTGTATCATTAGCTTCCACTCAATATTGCGTATTCAAAGAATTATAATCTAATCCATAATTTTGAATAGCAAATCACATATTTTCATCACCTGCTGATACAACTAATTGTTGACCTGTTGATGGATCAACAGCTATTATTTGTCCTCCTACAGATGTAAATCATAAAGGAGTATAAAAAGCATGATGCAATCCAAATGGAACTAAAGCTCGCTCAATAATTCCAAAAAGCAAAGCATCAAAACCATAATTCATTCCCAATAATAATTGACCAAATGAATCTAACCAAGTTCCAATTAAAGGCCAAGTAGCTAAAAATATAAAAGCTACTAGAGGCATAAACATAAACGCTATGATTGGAACAGATCTCGTTCCATTAAAAAATCCTAAAAAATTAGGTAATCTTAATGTACTGAAACGATTATATAATCACGCAGCAACAAACCCTACAGCAATCCCCCCAAACACAGATGTTTGTAAAGAAGTTATCCCTAAAGTTTGTCCCACAACCGAAGTTGGAACTTCATCATACCAAAGTATATGATAATTAATCAAAACTCCATTGGCATCAACATTTTCAAATATTAATACGGCTTGAGATACACAAAAAACCACATATCCTAAAAACCCTGTAAAAGCAGCAATTCCGGCATCATCCGTATATGCAATTGCAATCGCGACACAAAATAATGCCGGTAATGTTGCAAATATAATATTTCCAATATCACGCATTATTATTGGAATTAGATATCACGGATTTGTTTCTTTATCTAAACCAACAGTATCAAATATATTAATTATCCCTGAACCTATACCTAGAAACAGTCCTGCAATTGGTAAAACTGCAATAGGGAGCATTAATCCTTTTGAAAGTTTAGATAAAAATCCACGTGCGCCTTCGCCTTTATAGTCTTTTTCACGACTATATTCGATATTTTTATCCATTTATATTCCTTTACATTTTTATAAAATTTAAATTAATTTTTTTCAATTTGTTTTTTTTCAATATTTAAATCTTTTTCTTCAAGATCATTTTTTTCTTTATTTTTACTATTCTTTGTGGAAATTATTCGATAATTTCTTCATTTTGCAAAATATCTTTTCATAAATATTGCAAAAAATTGCAAAACTATATAAATAACACCACAAGTGATAATTGCTGTTCTATGTAATTCTTCATCTACATTTAAAATTACATTATATGCGTCAACACCAATTAAAATAATGATCGTTGGAAAAATAATCATAAATAAAATTCGTGAAAAAATTGTAAAAAAACGATATCAAAAATAACCGCTTTTAGGTTTAATTTTTTTATCAATTTTAGATACAAATTTATTAATAGAATTTTTACATTTCTGATATACTAATTTAATTTTTTTGTTTATACTAACAAAAAAGTTTTTTATTTTTGACATTTATTTCCTCATTTTAATATATGGATCTATTAATTTTAAAAGCAACATCTTATTAAATTTAAATAGAATAAATATTTATTTCTCAAAATTTATAATTTTATTTATAAAACTAAACTAATGCACTTATCGAAAGATAAAATAAACCTAATGATATTAATAAAAATAAAAACCCAATAAAAATTATTATGTGATATTTATATTCATATCAAAATCCTTTAAAAGATCCAATTGATTTATTTTTTCTATCTCTTCTAACTCTTGAATTTCATTGTTCTCTTTTTTCTGAAAAATACATTCAAAAAAATCAAATAGTTAATATTAAAAAAACAAAAGCAATTATTATTTCTGTAATTGCAACTATCTGATCTTGATTACTTGTAGTTATACTTTCTAATAAGTTAAATTTACTAGTTAACATATTTTTATCTATTTAAATTATAAGATATATTAATTTTAAATAAAATTAAATAATTTTATTTAAAATTTATCACTTGTATAGACAAGATGATTATTTTTTAATTTCTTATTTTTACCCAAATTATAATTAATATCTCTAAATCTTTCCCCTACTGGTTTATAACTATTAAAAAAATTATAACTTTTAAGTGAATCTTTTGAAATATAAAATAAAAGATCCTTGCTTTGTGAATTTTTTAATTCATTAATTCAATCTTTTACAATATTTACTGTTTCTAAATATTGACCATTATAAAAAAAAGTAATTCTTTTTGCAAATAATTGAATAAATTTAAGATTATTAACAAAAATTAAAATTGTAAATTTGTAATCTTGATTTATTATATTTAAATTTCTTACAATTTCAGATAATTTAATATTAAAATCATTTAAAAAATAATCATCAATTATTACTAAAGGACTATCAATTATCAATAAATTTAAAATTTGAATCAAAATTTTTTCATTTATATCTAATTTTTGATATTTTTTATTTAAAGATTGCTCTGATATATTTAGATATTTTAAAAAACTATTTAATCTTTCATCAAAGAGATTTTTTTCAAATTTATTAAATTTAGTTTTATGAAATTTATTATATTCATTTACTACTTCTTCTAATTCTTTTTCAAGAATTAGAACTTGCTGATTTTTTTTCTCAATTGCCTTTTCATCAAATTCTATATCTTGCTCTTTAAAATCTTTAATAACATTTTTTATAAATTCCTTTTTTGTATTATTGAAAAACTGATTAGTTTTATTAATTAGAATTTTATTATCAAATAAAATCTTTCTTAATACTATTTTTCTTTTTCTAGAATCAGAAATTAATAAATTTAATTCTTTTTTTAAAATAAATCTTTGTAATTTTTTTCTATCAATTGAACTTTTTATTTGCCAATCATAATAATTTTTATATTTTTTATAAATTTCTTCTGTTTTTTGATCAATAATTTTATGAAATTTTTTTAAATAAGAAAAATCATAGAAAAAATATGCTTCTCCGAAAAAATCAACTAAATTAATAAAATAATTTCTTAAATTTTCTAATATAAAAACTTGATAATTATAGTGTTTGATATCTGCAAGATAAAGGTTTATTGAAAATTTATTATGATTTTTTAAGGATATATCTTCACGTATTTTTTTAATATCAAAAATCATATATTCTATTTCTTTAATTTTATTTCTTACATATAAACTAAGATAATTGTATGTAATTCGATTAATTTTTGTATTAATAATACTTTTTTGAAATAAAAGATTATTAATATAATTTTGAAATTCTGAGATCTTTACTTTAATATTTTCTTTAATTTGATCACTATTTTTATTAATAATATTTAAAACATTATTTCAAATATATTCGATTTTTTCCTCTGAAAGATCAATTTTTTCTAAATTTTTTATTAATAAAAATAAACGCATTCTTATTGGATTTGCAATTAAAATATTATTTTTCTCTCCACTTTCTAAAATTAACAATCTTATAAATCTTTTAATTTCATTTTTAATAATTAAAAAATCTCTTTGATCTAAAGAATATTTTTTAACTAATAAAAATTCTTTTTTACTAAGAAAATATCATGATTTATTAAGATCCTTAAAAAAATATGATGTTTTTTTTCATTCTTCTTTCTTATTTTTAAGTTGATATATATTAAAAAAATATTTTTTTTTGATATATTTTAAATTTCTTTTATATATATTTCTTTCTCGCTCAATTTTTATATCAATTAATGATAATTCTTCTTTTATATTTAAGATATTAATTTCACTGTTTTTAAAATATTTTTTACCTTCATTTAAAGCAAAATCATTTGCTGCATCCTTTAAAGAAAAATTAGATTTAGATAACTGATTTTTTTTCTTTTCAATTTTACTTTCTAAATCATTAATTTTACTTTTAAACTCTTTTAAATTTTTATTATATTTATTTCTTGCATAATCTGATTTTATAAATTTATAAAATAAATTAGTATAAGAAGTATGTTTTCCTGAATAATTTTTATTCAAAAGTAAATTTGCTTTGGAATATCTTTCCCCTTGATCAAATATAAATTCTTCTGTTTTTTTATTTTCATTTAAATTATCAATAAATAATCACTTTAATCTTTCAAGTTGTTCACGATCATCACTTAAAAAAGCATGAATTTCTCCTTTTTTAATATTTAATGTAAAATTGTTAATTATTAAATTAAAATTTTTATCACGAAAAGCAAGGTTATTAATTTTTAAGAACGAAGAATTATTTAATTTGTTGGTCATTTTAATTTCCTATTGATTAATTTTAGGTTTTATAAATTGTGTTAAATTTAAATCACTATATAATCAAGAATAAACAAAGTGATTTTCTTTAATTTCTTTTCTAATTGGCTTTAATAAAAGTTCAATATTTAAAATATAATTTTTATTAAAATCAAATAATTTTTTATTAAAATCATATTTTAAATCTTTAAAATATGAAAAGAATTTATCATAAATTAAATCTTGACTTTTCAAAACCACCTCTCAAGTAATCGGATGATAAGGATCTTCAATGATTTCTTTAATATCTCCACCTTCAACAATTCGATTATCAAAAATAACAATACATTCATCTACAATTGAACTTAATCAAGCAATATTTGATGAAATAATTAAAATTGTTAATTTATTATGAAAACTATTTATAAATAATTTTAAATCTAAAATTTCGTTGGCGTTAAGATTTTTATCAATATTTTCTAAAATAATAAGTTCTTTTTCTAAAATAGAAGCTTTTAAAATTGCAAGTTTTATAAGCTCGTTTTTTTTAATCTCTTTTACATGCTTATAATGATAAGATGTTCCAATATTTCAATTAATCATTGTATAAAAATCAACTAAATTTTTATATGCAAGATCTTTGCTAAATTTAAAATTTAAAAGCAAATTTAAATAAACTTGTTTTCCAATTGTAAAATTTTTTTTAAAGGTAAAATTATTGCTTTCTGTAATATAACTATAATTTATTTTTTTAAATGATTCTTCTTTATTTATAATGCGAAAAAAGTTTGCAAAAAAACCATCATTATCAACTTGTAAAAGACCAAGATAAGAATTTTTTTTTATTGCAAAGTCAAGATATTTAATTTCTTTTGTTTGATCTTTTAAATCAAGATGTTTGTAATTTTTTATTGTGAAAATAAAATCATTTTTCATAAATAATAATTTTAAAATTATTAATATTATAATTTTTCTTTAAGATTAATTTAAATAAATATTATTTTCCACTTTTAAATTAATCGCATATTTACATCCAATTATAAATAAAAAAGTTACAAAAATTTTACTTGGAACAAGATATGTTGAACTAAAAACTCTTTCATAAAATTCTAATTTAAAAGGAATATCAAAAGCATAAAATTGTGAATATGGCCTAATAATAAATCCTGTAAAAATTCTTACAATTATAAAAATGATCGTAAGATAAACAAGCAAACTTAAATTTTCTTTTTTATATCGATATGTGTAAAAAAAGAGAATTTCAAGTAATATTATAAAAATTGGGGATATTGTAATCATTACATATAAAGAATTTTTTAGAAATTCTTCTTCTTCTCCTGTTTTCCCTAGAAAATAAACTAAAGTAAAACAGACCACAAGAAAAATTAATAAACTTAATTGAAATATCCAAAATTGTTGCTTTATTCCAATTTCCTTTTTTCTATTACGATAATTTTCTCCCAAAACTCCAGCAATAAGACCTGTAAAAGGGAAAATTAAAAAAGGAAGAGGAAGAGGTACTCATCCATTAAGCAATGTTCTCGATAAATCAGCAATTGCCCCATAAACAATCGCTTCAATTGGTCCAAATAAAATACCTGTAGCAACAATTGTTGCATCATCAAAACTAAAAGGAATAAAATCAGCTGCTTGGGGAATTATTCTTGTAAGAAAAGCTTGTAATAAAAATATTCCATAAAAAAAAGCAAAAATAGGAATTTTATAAATTGTAAGGGCTTTTCTTTTTTCTTTTTTATATTTAAAAAAATAATAAATTAAAGCAAAAATAATAATAAAAGAAAAAGAAAGAAATAAAATTCATCAAATTAAAGTGTAATTTGGATCCATCTTTTTACTTTTCTATTATTTGAATCATCTTGTTTAATCAATTATAAATAGTGCTTTTTGAGATATTTTTTTGATATTTCAAAAAAAAATGATATTTGAGATCTTCCAGTGATGAATTCTTTTTTTCCATTCTTAATTTTGCTAAATTAATTTGTTCTTTTGTTAATTCTCTTAGATATTTTGGTTCATTTAATATTATTGAAATTGCTTCGATTTCTTTTTTTGCATTTTTATTAATTTTTGCTTGATTGAATTTTTCAATTACCTCCGCTCGTTTTAAATTAAGATTCATATCTTGAATAATGCGATTCTCTTCAAAATCAATTAATGAATCAGTTGCTTTAATATATTTTAAAAAATCAGAGATATAAATTGCTCTTTTAATATAAAAACAATTTATATCCTTAATTTTAATATAATTAAATTTAAAATTTAATTTATTATTTATTTTAATAAATAATTTACAAATTCTATTATTTTTTAATCTAATTTCAAGGTAATTATTTTTTGTACTAAAATTAGTAATTGAACCTTTTGCTAAAAAGGCTCCTGCTATTAATGCTTTATTTAATTCTTGATTTTTATATATTTCTTCTTCAATTTTTAAAAATTTATTTTTAATTGAAAATAAAAATTCACTACTTAAAAAAAATATTTTTTTCTCCTGGTCAATTTTTAAATCTAGCTCTTTTTTATTTATATTTTTCAAATATTGCATAAAAAATAAAAAAATTTTTTCATTTTTTATTTTAATATAATAAATCTCATTTTTCAATTTATAAGAAAGTAGAAAAAAAACAATACAAAATATAACATCTTGTTCTTTTTCATTTCAATTATTATTTAATATTTCATTTTTAATTCGTTCTGAAAAATTCATTTTATAATCTATCAATATATTTTTTTGCAGAAAGTGCTGCATTTGTTCCATCAGAAATAGCTCCACTTACTTGATGAAATTCTTTATTTGTAATATCTCCTGCAGCAAATATTCCATCTATTCCTATTTTTCCAGTTTTATAATCAACTGTAATAAAATTATCTTTATTTAAAATTGCAGATTTTTGTAAAAACTTACTTGCTGGTATTCAACCAATATATGTAAATACTCCTTCTACTGAAATTTCTTCTATTTTATTTGTTAATTTATTCTTGATTGTAATTGAAGAAATTTTTTTACCATCACCATTTATTTTAATTAATTCTGAATTAAATTTTAAATGAATATTTTTTGCCTTTTCAATATTTTTTTTAATACTATCAACAACATCTAACTTATCAAATAAATTAATAATATAAATATTTTTTACGATTTTAGAAGCGAATAAACTTTCTTCTGATGCAGAAGTTCCTCCTCCAATTACAGCGATATCTTTATTACGATAAAAATCACCATCACAAACAATACAAGTAGAAATACCTTTTCCAAAATAAGTTTTATATTCTTCAAGTGGTAATTTTTTCGGATTCATTCCCATTGCAAAAATTATTGTCTTTGTTTGATATTTTTTATCAGATTTTAAAATTACTATTTTTTCCTTTTTACTAATATTGTTAATTTTTATTACTTCATCATTTTCAATTTTTGCCCCCAATGATTCAGCATGATCAATAAATTTAAGGGCTAATTCTGTTCCTGTAAGGGATTTAAAACCAGGATAATTATCAACCTTATGTGTATTCAATAATTTTCCTCCAGGAGCACCTTTTTCGATAATTATTGTTTTTAAATTTGCTCGAGCCCCATAAATTGCAGCTGCAAGACCTGCAGGTCCACCTCCAACAATCAATAAATCTATTTTTTCCATATATCTTTTCCTTAAATAATTTTCAAAATCTTATTTTTGATATTTTTTCACTATTTCCAGATATTCTTGTTCTGGATATAATTTCTTAAAATTATTATAATTTAAATTATTATTTCTAATTAAATTTTTATATTTTTCCTTATTTTTTAAATTAAAAATTAGAAAAAATTTTAATTTAAAATTTTTTATTTTTACTTCGTAATAAAATTTCCCATATGTATGATTAAAAATGGCAATTTTTTCAAAATATAATTGATAATAAATCATTAAAAATATACCTCAAAAAAGAAATAAAAATGATAAAACGAATGAAGTAGGAATTTCTCCTATTTTCATAATATATTTATCATCTCTTAATAATTCAAGACTTGCCCTTATCGTTCCATATCAAAATAAATAAAATCCTCCATGAAAACCCGGTTTAATTTTATGATTTGTTTTAAGAAAAAAGGCAATTATAATTCAACCAAGAAAATCTAAAATTGCTTCATATAAAAATAATGGTTGTCGATAATATCCATCAATTAGCATATGATCTTCAATAAAATCAGGAAGAAAAGCTAATTGATCTGTTATTTGGCCATAAACATTTTGATCGAAGAAATTACCCCATCTACCGATTGCTTGTCCAATTAAAATGTTTGGAATTATTATTGAAAAAGCTTTTCTAAATTCAATATAGCTTGCAAAATAAGTTGTATAGATATAGAGCCAAATAAAAATTGCAAAAATTGATCCTAAAATTGATCTTCCTTCTGAAAATTGAAATAAAGAAATAAATCCATTAAAATCTTTTGGATTAAATAATAAATATCATCATCTTGCCCCAAAAATGGCAACTATTACACCTACAAAAAATAAAAGAAAAAGATCAAATGTTTTGTATTTCTTTTTTTTTCATTCAATATAACTAATGATAAAAACAGCAATAAAACCAAATAAAAGCATCAATCCGTATCAAGGAATTGGAATTGGACCTATTCAAAAAGCGATTGCAAAATCTGAATTAGCTTCTTGGATCAATTTTATTATTTAAACTTATTTATTTTCTTCATTATTAATTTTAATTCGTGAACTTAAATCTTCAAGCGGAAAATATTTATCATATTTTCTTTGTTTGAAATTCATTACTGCAATTTCGACAAGTTCAGCAATATTACGACCAACTAAAATAGGTAATTGAATTATTGGAATATTTACACCTTTTATTAGTTTGTTTGAAATATTATTTCCTAATCGATCATAATTTTCTTTTTTTGATGAATTTGTAAAATTAATAATAAAATCTATTTTTGATTCTGGTTTAATGATTTGTGTTCCTAAAAGCTTTTTAATATTTATGATTCCAATTCCTCTTACTTCTAAAAATTCTCTTGTGATTCTTGGACTTTT
This genomic interval carries:
- a CDS encoding DUF2779 domain-containing protein → MNFNFKNENQSLTKYTFLNYLKGDFFAWLTDDNNYLKAAQQYEDLKKLSYYRYKRLKNKNLNISEFELPTTIIDGNDVSDWSKKYYINKYQKDNFKIYDFSLEELGFDNLVKKTFEIMQKEKNFILFEGAFVYNGFKIRTDVIINKNGKFKLCEVKAITNCLEYHALDIMFQAKILQKNGYDIDNWILKLTILNNNFKLFQNKEDLQINELIEFNLLNLFQEHDRYFNSKPKDLKKAIEEGKGFLIREIFNHQDYFEIFNDFDNFLEKIKINQKKDKLPKKDHFEGRNFNYLDSEYFPFFLKYMGISDEKSIFLLGGDSWFNNKRKGNFFNIGIKNIDQIENLQLISNLSTQKLEENIKNFLKVKDFNILKNKNFINFLNKNNNSKKFKRIIQKNAILSNENFILNYKILNHLQIYKKVIYMYDFETVSQAIPRVKNMSTYEQVPYQYSIHIILDKDDFDFKSGKNIIHLEWLAKDNKDFYEDFWSNFTKDMQKYGPGSYVSYNKQFEKTIISNYINRVEYKKKDKFSFLLKIYEETLDMMEPFANYWYYSPDFLGSYSIKVVGPHFVPDISYKDLDIRVQKGDQSAKQAKIWLIQNNSYYDDNWLNVRNAMLKYCCYDTLLMVAIFQRLKEFIAQYNYDFELLISEINFATKNI
- the rpsT gene encoding 30S ribosomal protein S20, which translates into the protein MANIKSKEKRRKQDDKKYLRNKSQKSKIKTAIKKAKQYPTAENKNYAVKLIDQAVTSGLFHKNKAARLVSSIQSLNEITK
- a CDS encoding GntR family transcriptional regulator, whose product is MVNRQEIIEKILLNIKNGKLKQKERILTEREFLEEFNCSKETIRKAITYLVNQNILFSIQGKGVYVSAFSDLKFNFNSISSNKDFYKEFSRHSINYKIPIIIKINSPFPFEYKDEEFLKYIKLYFNGEQTVFYTINWILNLNKLKLTEEELIRQGKKRLFDEKLIKKIYHKSILTKQTKFDKFLFNSNNQYYPTTFNYFFDKNENLIGFSLVKTFPNYFKIEHIKNIIF
- a CDS encoding PTS transporter subunit EIIC, with the translated sequence MDKNIEYSREKDYKGEGARGFLSKLSKGLMLPIAVLPIAGLFLGIGSGIINIFDTVGLDKETNPWYLIPIIMRDIGNIIFATLPALFCVAIAIAYTDDAGIAAFTGFLGYVVFCVSQAVLIFENVDANGVLINYHILWYDEVPTSVVGQTLGITSLQTSVFGGIAVGFVAAWLYNRFSTLRLPNFLGFFNGTRSVPIIAFMFMPLVAFIFLATWPLIGTWLDSFGQLLLGMNYGFDALLFGIIERALVPFGLHHAFYTPLWFTSVGGQIIAVDPSTGQQLVVSAGDENMWFAIQNYGLDYNSLNTQYWVEANDTILNLTGMSNNYWVFDPNAAGGASTNINDYLLPSQNLDFNSGTNECVYFITSGAHPGQYLQGKYQFMIFALPAAGAAMIMCAKKENREMAMSLIGAAVLTTFLTGITEPIEFTFLFLAPMLYIFHVIMCGISFWVDDLLQVSAGMTFSGGIIDYCLYGILPLATGYNTAAWIIIPIGIIYMPIYYFFFRWYILKFDIQTPGRGDSDDSMKLVSKKDYLESKDTKKENKNLPKGRKGYFDESNPRFERTVSLLGYLGDFDNLKSINACITRLRLSVVDVSKIDEENIKKKLGAKGIMKLSGGSVQVIFGAEADIFKVELQMLKKQGFTYKEWSEKSKNN
- a CDS encoding ECF transporter S component — encoded protein: MDPNYTLIWWILFLSFSFIIIFALIYYFFKYKKEKRKALTIYKIPIFAFFYGIFLLQAFLTRIIPQAADFIPFSFDDATIVATGILFGPIEAIVYGAIADLSRTLLNGWVPLPLPFLIFPFTGLIAGVLGENYRNRKKEIGIKQQFWIFQLSLLIFLVVCFTLVYFLGKTGEEEEFLKNSLYVMITISPIFIILLEILFFYTYRYKKENLSLLVYLTIIFIIVRIFTGFIIRPYSQFYAFDIPFKLEFYERVFSSTYLVPSKIFVTFLFIIGCKYAINLKVENNIYLN
- the whiA gene encoding DNA-binding protein WhiA — encoded protein: MNFSERIKNEILNNNWNEKEQDVIFCIVFFLLSYKLKNEIYYIKIKNEKIFLFFMQYLKNINKKELDLKIDQEKKIFFLSSEFLFSIKNKFLKIEEEIYKNQELNKALIAGAFLAKGSITNFSTKNNYLEIRLKNNRICKLFIKINNKLNFKFNYIKIKDINCFYIKRAIYISDFLKYIKATDSLIDFEENRIIQDMNLNLKRAEVIEKFNQAKINKNAKKEIEAISIILNEPKYLRELTKEQINLAKLRMEKKNSSLEDLKYHFFLKYQKNISKSTIYNWLNKMIQIIEK
- a CDS encoding NAD(P)/FAD-dependent oxidoreductase, whose amino-acid sequence is MEKIDLLIVGGGPAGLAAAIYGARANLKTIIIEKGAPGGKLLNTHKVDNYPGFKSLTGTELALKFIDHAESLGAKIENDEVIKINNISKKEKIVILKSDKKYQTKTIIFAMGMNPKKLPLEEYKTYFGKGISTCIVCDGDFYRNKDIAVIGGGTSASEESLFASKIVKNIYIINLFDKLDVVDSIKKNIEKAKNIHLKFNSELIKINGDGKKISSITIKNKLTNKIEEISVEGVFTYIGWIPASKFLQKSAILNKDNFITVDYKTGKIGIDGIFAAGDITNKEFHQVSGAISDGTNAALSAKKYIDRL